The genomic interval GGGCCGGAGGGGCCGGGGCCCGCCGCAGCCCCGGAGCTCGCGGGGGGCGCGGGCGGACGGACCGAGCTGTGCCGGGGCTCGGGAAGGGCGATGGAAGCGGAGGAGGTGCCCGAGGCGCCGCCGGGCTCTGCCCGCTGggagcccggtgccagcagcgcCTCTCGGGGCGCGGGGCGCCCCCGGAGCCCCAGCAGCGCCGACCCCGCGGGCATGGAGCTGGATGAGACCCCCGAGCCCTGCGCCCGCCCCGCACCGGGGGCCGAGTGGGTCGAGGATGTGGAGGACGAACCCTCGGAAATCCAAGGGCTGCTGGCTCAGCTTGAGACCCTCGACCCCAACCTCCGTGACTGCCCGTCCGCCCCAGAGCAGGGCTCGCCATCCCGCTCGGGCGCCGgtgcccggcggggccgcgggcagTGCCCGGGCCGGTGCCGGCCGTGCCCGCTGCACGTGGCCACGGGCCGGGGCCTGGCGACGCGTCCGTGCTGCCCGCAGCACTCCGGCTGCCACCGGCCCTGCCACGGGCTGCTCTTCGCCGAGGCTGACCGGGAGGACTTGCTGAGCCTCCTGTGCTATGAGGGGGGACTGCCCGAGGCTGGTGCCGAGACCCCCTTGGCCCACTCCGATGTTCTGGCTGGGACCAACCTGGAGATGCTGCAGGCTCAGGAGGACCCAGCCGCTGTGGAGAAGCCTGAAGGGCTGGGGAGGCCAGAGAGCTCAGAGGAAGAACCTTCTGGCAGCTGGTGTTACGGAGAGGGGCTTTGCGAGGACGATTCTGCCTGCGAGGCTGCTCGGGAAGGTTCCCCGGAGCCGGCGTGGGCAGCGCTGCCTTCCGCTCTGGTGGCCGGGACAGAGCAGCCACCTCAGGGCGCTGTGACCGTGAGTGCACCGTGCCTTGGGCTGCCGTGGGGCAGTAGGAGCCAGGACGTGCCCCTTGGCTCTGGTCCCTCCTGGGGTCTGGGATGGGGGCAAAGGAGAGCCAGGGCCGACTTTGCTCAGGTCTTACAGGGCCTTGCACTGCGAGATTGCTCATACAGGACCCTCGGTACCAGCTTTGCCCTGAGTGCATGCTTGCATGGCTGGCTGGTTCATGTGTgtcctggcccagaggctggtGCATCCGAACAGCCCCTCTGGTCCTGGGATTCTGTGCCATcttcccctccagccccaggaccCTGTTCTTCTCTGTCCAAACTTGGGACCCTATgccatttcccccatccccagGGACACTCTGCCTTTGCTGTCCCGCTGCTCCAGGGCTAGCCAGGCTGAAACTCTGAGGCCCCAGCCACAGCCTCACTTGCTCTCTCATTGCTTTGCAGAACAGGGAATCCCCGTCATCCTGCCCAGCCTTCAAAGAGGGTGAGTTGCTTCTGTTCTTGAGCAGCAAGAACATGAGGAGTCCTGCCCCACCTGCTCTGACCCTGAATGGGCATGGTCCGGGGTCCCGGTTAGGGAGGGAACAGCAGCTCTGCACCCACCCAGAGTGGGTGCACCACGCTCCACATGGCTTGTTTGAGGGTTTGCTGAGGAAATGGAGGTGTGTCAGGGATCAGGGAGGGGGTATACTTGGGGAAAAGGGTGCCATGTGTTACCAAGGGAAGGGGGAAGCAGCCCTGGTCCCCCAGTGATGCCAGGTGCCCATGTACCAAGCATTGAGCTGCTTCATTGTATGTAGGAATGCAGCTAACAAGGCAGCAGGAGTTGGTACCCCCAGTTTCAGAGGTGGGGGAGCAGCCTCTGCTCAGTCCCTCCCAACGCCTCAGTTCCAGGCCCTTGTGACCCAGAGGACTTGCTGGATGGTGTGATTTTTGGGGCCAAGTACCTGGGCTCCACGCAGCTGGCCTCGGAGAGGAACCCCCCGACCAGCGTCCGCATGGCGCAGGCGCAGGAGGCCGTGGACAGGATCAAGGTGCAGGAGGGACGGGGGGCATGGCTGCCCCGAGCCTTGCCCCCTGTGGGTGTGGGGCAGCGCCCAGGGTCTGCCTGAGGGcacctggctgtggggctgggtccCAGCAGGGTCCTGTGACCTCTCCATCATTCTGCAGGCACCCGAGGGGGAGTCCCAGCCCATGACGGAGGTGGATCTGTTTGTCTCCACACAGAGGATCAAGGTGCTCACTGCTGACACTCAGGTGAGCAGGAACAGCAGTAACCTCGTGTCTCTGTGGCTGCTTCAACGTTCCTGTTTGGCCTCAGGCTCTCAGCTTTGCTCCCACGCCAGCAGGGTCTTGCCTAGTGATGGCCTATGGATAAGGACACATGTCTGGGAGGGGACATGTTACTTCATAGCCATCCTGTGTCATGTCCTTGCctctctctgtggctgcacaaggCTTCCCGTGCAACCTGCACCCTATGGAGCTGCTGGGAACCCAGGCTGGAAACCTGGAGAGCTCTTTGCCTCAGGATTAGTTTCTGCATTATAGCAAGAGGGAAGAGCTGCCCTGTCCACTGGCAACACCCAGGGACACAAATGAGTCCTTGATCAAGGATCTCTTTTAACCTTTTGGCACAGACATGGTTTCTGCCCAGCAtgtgctgggcagctgtgccacatCCCAGCACCGTGGCCAAACCCTTCCTGCTTGCAGTGCCAGCAGGCTCGTGGTGCCCACGTGGTCTGACAGCCCCAAGGGGGCTGAACTCTGCCTGTTCCCCTTGCCAGGAGGCCATGATGGACCACTCCCTGCAGACCATCTCCTACATTGCCGACATTGGCTCCCTCGTGGTGCTCATGGCACGCCGGAAGCTGCCGCGGCGCTCGGAGGCGGCGGAGGAGAAGCGGCTCTACAAGATGATCTGCCACGTCTTCCACTCACCTGATGTGAGTGAGGCAGCACACGGGTCCCTGGCGTGGGTGGGCGGCCCTGGGGACCCGAGTCCCATCCCAGTGTAATAACTGGGTgttctgggctggggctgcagcagagacCCCTCTCTCCCCACTAGGGAGAGGCAGAAGCCCGGCCTGAGCATCTctgtgccccacagagccccagcgAGTGCAGGGGAGGGTTGGCTCCACACAGGGGCCCATTCCTTCAGGGAAGGAGCCGGGACACCCTGGAGCTGCCAAGCACggttcctgtgctgggcactgcagggcacGGGGAGCTGTTGGCTCCAGCCCGGAGGCACAGGCAGGAACAGCCCCTGTGTTTCTGCAGGCCCAGGTGATCGCCCAGGCCATCGGGCA from Melospiza melodia melodia isolate bMelMel2 chromosome 7, bMelMel2.pri, whole genome shotgun sequence carries:
- the APBA3 gene encoding amyloid-beta A4 precursor protein-binding family A member 3 gives rise to the protein MDTGTTMDFQAAALPAPGGGGDESAEPRAMDTEDGPDAPGRCVGDGRPEEPSRSAPQPGSGSGPEGPGPAAAPELAGGAGGRTELCRGSGRAMEAEEVPEAPPGSARWEPGASSASRGAGRPRSPSSADPAGMELDETPEPCARPAPGAEWVEDVEDEPSEIQGLLAQLETLDPNLRDCPSAPEQGSPSRSGAGARRGRGQCPGRCRPCPLHVATGRGLATRPCCPQHSGCHRPCHGLLFAEADREDLLSLLCYEGGLPEAGAETPLAHSDVLAGTNLEMLQAQEDPAAVEKPEGLGRPESSEEEPSGSWCYGEGLCEDDSACEAAREGSPEPAWAALPSALVAGTEQPPQGAVTNRESPSSCPAFKEVPGPCDPEDLLDGVIFGAKYLGSTQLASERNPPTSVRMAQAQEAVDRIKAPEGESQPMTEVDLFVSTQRIKVLTADTQEAMMDHSLQTISYIADIGSLVVLMARRKLPRRSEAAEEKRLYKMICHVFHSPDAQVIAQAIGQAFGVAYQRFLEANSIDPSELSPRQYSRALQDQEQHNTELTHFSRQENCKDVCIRKQKGEILGIAVVESGWGSILPTVVIANLMHGGPAERSGELSIGDRLMSVNGTSLVGLPLGTCQSIIRELKHQTEVTLNIVRCPPVTTAVIRRPDSKYQLGFCVENGVICSLMRGGIAERGGIRVGHRIIEINGQSVVATPHDKIIQILTEAVSEVHIKTMPASTYRLLTGQEQPLFL